From the Roseibium salinum genome, one window contains:
- a CDS encoding helicase HerA-like domain-containing protein, whose translation MTTNDSIFIGASTRDETLALKLANRHGLIAGATGTGKTVSLQILAEGFSRAGVPVFCADIKGDLSGLAAEGVSRDFLEKRARDVGLEKTYRYEAAPAVFWDLFGEQGHPIRTTVSEIGPLLLARILELNDTQEGVLNVLFELADDEGLLLLDLKDLRAMLAHVAERASELSTHYGNVSKASIGAIQRRLLVLERQGGEHFFGEPALDIRDFIRSAPDGRGIVNILAADKLMTSPRLYAVFLLWLLSELFEELPEIGDPEKPKLVFFFDEAHLLFTDAPKALIAKVEQVVRLIRSKGVGVYFVTQNPLDVPETILSQLGNRIQHALRAFTPRDQKAVRAAAQTFRPNPELDTERVITELGVGEALVSTLEGKGIPSIVQRTLIRPPSSRLGPATDAERRTAIHSSPVFGAYDRLKDRLSAYEVLKGRAEETQRQEQRRRDKEAAGPREETEPRRSRSGFQLPDFGRDDRPRRESIERRTGRRSQRDTVLEAGLKSAARSLGTSLGRALVRGLLGSLKRGN comes from the coding sequence GTGACGACAAACGACAGCATCTTCATCGGGGCAAGCACAAGGGATGAAACCCTGGCCCTCAAACTGGCCAACCGCCATGGCCTCATTGCCGGGGCAACCGGTACAGGCAAAACGGTATCCCTGCAAATCCTCGCCGAAGGGTTTTCCAGGGCAGGTGTCCCGGTCTTCTGCGCCGACATCAAGGGTGACCTTTCAGGCCTTGCCGCCGAAGGCGTGTCCCGGGACTTCCTGGAAAAACGCGCCAGGGATGTCGGCCTGGAAAAGACCTATCGATACGAGGCGGCGCCTGCGGTCTTCTGGGATCTTTTCGGCGAACAGGGCCACCCGATCCGTACCACGGTATCCGAAATCGGTCCGTTGCTGCTGGCCCGGATCCTGGAACTCAATGACACGCAGGAAGGTGTTCTCAACGTTCTGTTCGAGCTGGCGGATGACGAGGGCCTTCTGCTTCTGGATCTGAAGGACCTGCGCGCCATGCTTGCCCATGTGGCCGAGCGCGCGTCCGAACTCTCCACGCACTACGGCAATGTCTCCAAAGCCTCGATCGGCGCGATCCAGCGCCGGCTTCTGGTGCTGGAGCGCCAGGGTGGCGAACACTTTTTCGGCGAGCCTGCGCTCGACATTCGCGACTTCATCCGCAGCGCGCCGGACGGCCGCGGCATCGTCAACATTCTGGCTGCCGACAAGCTGATGACGTCGCCGAGGCTCTATGCAGTGTTTCTGCTCTGGCTGCTGTCGGAGCTCTTTGAGGAACTGCCTGAAATCGGCGATCCGGAGAAACCGAAGCTGGTGTTCTTTTTCGACGAGGCGCATCTCCTCTTCACCGACGCACCGAAAGCACTGATTGCGAAAGTCGAACAGGTCGTGCGCCTGATCCGCTCCAAGGGAGTGGGCGTCTATTTCGTCACCCAGAACCCCCTCGATGTGCCGGAAACCATTCTGTCGCAGCTCGGCAATCGCATTCAGCACGCCTTGCGCGCCTTTACGCCCCGTGACCAGAAAGCCGTCCGCGCCGCCGCCCAGACGTTCCGCCCGAACCCGGAACTCGACACGGAGCGTGTTATCACCGAACTGGGTGTCGGCGAGGCCCTGGTCTCCACGCTGGAGGGAAAGGGCATCCCCTCGATCGTTCAGCGCACGCTGATCCGCCCGCCCAGTTCCCGGCTGGGCCCCGCAACGGATGCAGAACGGCGCACGGCCATCCACTCAAGTCCGGTCTTCGGGGCCTATGACAGGCTCAAGGACCGCTTGTCCGCCTACGAGGTCCTTAAGGGCCGCGCCGAGGAAACACAACGCCAGGAGCAGCGTCGCCGCGACAAGGAAGCAGCCGGACCGCGCGAGGAAACGGAGCCGCGCCGGTCCCGGTCCGGCTTTCAGTTGCCGGATTTCGGACGGGACGACCGTCCGCGCCGGGAAAGCATCGAACGCCGGACCGGCCGCCGCAGCCAGCGGGACACGGTCCTGGAAGCCGGACTCAAGTCCGCCGCCAGAAGTCTTGGAACTTCCCTTGGGCGGGCGCTGGTGCGCGGCCTACTTGGCTCCCTCAAACGCGGCAACTGA
- a CDS encoding helix-turn-helix domain-containing protein, translated as MLDQTELKSKLRAISEANAAHHVLDILESNLRRMGATHILITGMPMPNRPIDNLVQRFRWPDQRNDGIESTSLSANDSALMLGLGSNRARVWTITAGDMEHSDLLASAGEGSQIVVVPVTELYPFQAFVFASGPSLQVNKYDLSNLEALSAAAFSRLRELGVISGQRPGALSTRERRVLELTAFGKTAGEIADVLDISQRTVHAHLQNASVKLNASNKTHTVVEALRYGQISV; from the coding sequence ATGCTTGATCAAACAGAACTGAAAAGCAAACTGAGAGCGATCTCGGAAGCGAACGCCGCCCACCATGTCCTCGACATTCTGGAATCCAATCTCCGGCGCATGGGGGCAACGCATATCCTCATCACCGGAATGCCGATGCCCAACCGGCCGATCGACAATCTCGTTCAGCGGTTCCGTTGGCCCGACCAGCGCAATGACGGTATTGAAAGCACCTCGCTTTCGGCAAACGACAGCGCCCTGATGCTGGGTCTGGGGTCCAACCGGGCTCGCGTCTGGACGATAACCGCCGGTGATATGGAACACTCCGACCTTCTCGCCTCCGCGGGCGAAGGCAGCCAGATCGTGGTTGTGCCGGTGACCGAGCTCTATCCGTTCCAGGCTTTCGTGTTCGCAAGCGGCCCGTCGCTGCAGGTCAACAAGTACGACCTTTCCAACCTGGAAGCCCTGTCGGCCGCAGCCTTCTCGCGCCTGCGCGAGCTCGGCGTCATCTCCGGCCAGCGCCCGGGCGCCCTGTCGACCCGTGAGCGCAGGGTTCTGGAACTGACCGCGTTCGGCAAGACCGCCGGCGAAATCGCGGATGTGCTCGACATCTCCCAGCGGACCGTCCACGCGCACCTGCAGAATGCCAGCGTCAAACTGAATGCTTCCAACAAGACCCACACGGTCGTGGAAGCTCTGCGTTACGGCCAGATCAGCGTCTGA
- a CDS encoding methylmalonyl-CoA mutase family protein, producing MPLSFTGPDSFYSAGEDAWWAAVDQALKGAPRQKLFGLTDDGLQIAPLYARRSDTPARALRTAEEGWSVVQRIDIPDPSHANAQILEDLEGGASGLELVFSDAPTAGDGGIRVADLSGMETLLQGVKPDLIDIRLEAGRGAPEKLALMLALLEKRKLDPASVKISAGFDPFALMAEEGMVPAGMEETGRLIRDMVQSAHDLGSLARVVKADGQLWHDAGATPAQELALVLASGAAYLRVLEETKLQPAEWADRISMSVVANADQFGSIAKARAIRALWSCVLEGAGLPQARMALHMNTSFRMLTARDPWVNLLRNTVAVFAAGIGGADSVLVLPHTLGVGLPDGFARGLARNTQSILLEESNLARVIDPAAGSGAIEDRTEKLCSAAWELFQEIEAAGGLFGALGQGLVQERIGEARTELDGKIARRKRPITGVSEFPDLSEKKVSLLQAAKEGGDAPHDARALDLPEAGSGEWFSALRRLALEGRPLPASKQPSESRTVPALKRKRMAEPFEDLRSAADEFENRTGAAPRVFLASLGALAQFTARATWTANAFAAGDIHPVGPAVYGSLDELVAAFKESGASLACLVSSDEVYEREAEAAARALKQAGAVSLYLAGKPGARETSYTAAGIDTFLYAGCDLLALLREAHALLERARDGGQSDLEIQK from the coding sequence ATGCCGCTCAGCTTTACCGGACCCGACAGTTTCTATTCCGCCGGCGAAGACGCGTGGTGGGCAGCGGTGGATCAGGCCCTCAAGGGCGCGCCGCGGCAGAAACTGTTCGGCCTGACCGACGACGGTTTGCAGATCGCGCCGCTTTATGCGCGCCGTTCCGATACGCCGGCAAGGGCGCTGCGAACGGCCGAAGAGGGCTGGTCGGTCGTGCAGCGGATCGACATTCCGGATCCGAGCCACGCGAATGCACAGATCCTGGAAGACCTGGAAGGCGGTGCCAGCGGCCTGGAGCTGGTCTTTTCGGATGCACCGACTGCCGGTGACGGCGGCATTCGGGTCGCGGACCTTTCCGGGATGGAGACCCTGTTGCAGGGTGTTAAACCGGACCTCATCGATATTCGCCTCGAAGCAGGGCGCGGCGCTCCGGAAAAGCTCGCCTTGATGCTGGCACTTCTGGAAAAGAGAAAACTCGACCCGGCCTCGGTGAAGATCTCGGCCGGATTTGATCCTTTCGCCCTGATGGCGGAAGAGGGCATGGTGCCGGCCGGCATGGAAGAGACCGGCCGCCTGATCCGCGACATGGTCCAATCCGCCCATGATCTCGGCAGTCTGGCACGCGTGGTCAAGGCAGACGGTCAGCTGTGGCACGACGCCGGGGCAACGCCTGCCCAGGAACTGGCGCTGGTGCTTGCGTCCGGCGCTGCCTATCTGCGTGTTCTCGAGGAAACGAAGCTCCAGCCCGCGGAGTGGGCGGACCGGATTTCCATGAGCGTTGTCGCGAATGCGGACCAGTTCGGTTCCATCGCCAAGGCACGGGCGATCCGGGCCCTTTGGTCTTGCGTTCTGGAAGGTGCCGGGTTGCCGCAGGCGCGCATGGCACTGCATATGAACACGTCGTTCCGGATGCTCACGGCCCGCGATCCATGGGTCAACCTGTTGCGCAACACCGTGGCTGTGTTTGCGGCCGGCATTGGCGGTGCCGATAGCGTCCTGGTCCTGCCGCACACGCTCGGCGTCGGTTTGCCGGACGGCTTCGCGCGCGGGCTTGCGCGCAATACCCAGTCGATCCTGCTGGAGGAGAGCAACCTGGCCAGAGTGATCGATCCGGCCGCGGGTTCCGGAGCGATTGAAGACAGGACTGAAAAACTCTGCTCGGCCGCCTGGGAGCTCTTTCAGGAGATTGAAGCGGCGGGCGGCCTCTTTGGCGCGCTGGGGCAGGGGCTGGTTCAGGAGCGCATCGGCGAGGCCCGGACCGAGCTGGACGGAAAGATCGCGCGCAGAAAGCGGCCCATCACCGGGGTGAGCGAGTTCCCGGACCTGTCGGAAAAGAAAGTCAGCCTGCTGCAGGCCGCAAAAGAGGGCGGGGACGCTCCACACGATGCTCGAGCGTTGGATCTGCCGGAGGCCGGTAGCGGAGAATGGTTTTCGGCTCTGCGTCGACTGGCCCTGGAGGGCCGGCCTTTGCCGGCCTCGAAGCAGCCCTCCGAAAGCCGGACTGTTCCTGCTCTCAAGCGCAAGCGCATGGCAGAGCCTTTCGAGGACCTACGCTCTGCTGCCGACGAATTCGAAAACCGGACCGGGGCTGCGCCCAGGGTCTTTCTTGCCAGCCTCGGTGCGCTGGCGCAGTTCACGGCGCGGGCGACATGGACGGCAAACGCCTTTGCCGCGGGGGACATACACCCCGTGGGGCCGGCGGTTTACGGGTCCCTCGACGAGTTGGTCGCCGCGTTCAAGGAGAGCGGCGCTTCGCTCGCCTGTCTGGTGTCCTCCGACGAAGTTTACGAGCGCGAAGCAGAAGCGGCCGCGCGGGCACTCAAGCAGGCAGGCGCGGTTTCTCTTTATCTTGCCGGGAAGCCGGGAGCGCGCGAGACAAGTTATACTGCGGCCGGTATCGACACGTTCCTTTATGCCGGCTGCGATCTGCTCGCGCTCCTGCGTGAGGCGCATGCGCTGCTGGAGCGGGCGCGCGACGGCGGACAGTCAGACCTGGAGATCCAGAAATGA
- the scpA gene encoding methylmalonyl-CoA mutase, whose translation MSRIPNYSDKPFRNVLKAAEAGERQNWETPEGIEVPPVYTAEDLDGLKHVDTWPGLPPFLRGPYPTMYVQQPWTVRQYAGFSTAEDSNAFYRRNLAAGQKGLSVAFDLATHRGYDSDHPRVSGDVGMAGVAIDSIYDMRTLFSGIPLDKMSVSMTMNGAVLPVLALYIVAAEEQGVAQKDLSGTIQNDILKEFMVRNTYIYPPRHSMRIISDIFEYTSGNMPRFNSISISGYHMQEAGATADLELAYTIADGIEYARAGVAAGMDIDKFAPRLSFFWAIGMNFFMEVAKLRAARLIWATLMEENFQPKNPKSLSLRTHSQTSGWSLTAQDAFNNVMRTCVEAMAATQGHTQSLHTNALDEALALPTDFSARIARNTQLFLQQESGTTQVIDPWGGSYYVEKLTADLAEKAMAHIREVEQLGGMAKAIEKGIPKLRIEEAAAKTQARIDGGAQTVVGVNKYKPSSEQSIDVLKVDNAQVRGAQVDKLKRLRAERNDAETRAALDALTRCAETGEGNLLDLSVKAARAMATVGEISLAMEKVFDRHKAEIKSISGVYKREAGAMSGAIEKVQKLVEAFEENDGRRPRILVAKMGQDGHDRGQKVIASAFADLGFDVDIGPLFQTPEEAARQAVENDVHVVGVSSLAAGHLTLVPALKKALADEGREDIMIVVGGVVPPQDYDELHKSGAAAIFPPGTVIAEAAVDLIRKLNEQLGYGPAEAAE comes from the coding sequence ATGAGCAGGATCCCGAACTATTCCGATAAGCCGTTCCGCAACGTTCTGAAGGCGGCGGAGGCCGGCGAGCGGCAAAACTGGGAAACCCCGGAGGGCATCGAGGTGCCGCCGGTCTACACGGCAGAAGACCTCGACGGGTTGAAGCATGTCGACACCTGGCCGGGCCTGCCGCCGTTCCTGCGCGGCCCCTATCCGACCATGTATGTCCAGCAGCCATGGACGGTCCGCCAGTATGCCGGGTTTTCGACGGCCGAGGATTCCAACGCATTCTACCGGCGCAACCTTGCCGCCGGGCAGAAGGGCCTGTCGGTCGCCTTCGACCTTGCGACCCACCGGGGCTATGACAGCGACCATCCGCGCGTTTCGGGCGACGTCGGCATGGCGGGCGTGGCCATCGATTCCATCTATGACATGCGCACGCTGTTTTCCGGCATTCCGCTCGACAAGATGAGCGTTTCCATGACCATGAACGGGGCCGTGCTGCCCGTTCTGGCGCTCTATATCGTTGCTGCGGAAGAGCAGGGCGTTGCCCAGAAGGATCTTTCGGGCACCATTCAGAACGATATTCTGAAGGAGTTCATGGTCCGCAATACCTATATCTATCCGCCCAGGCATTCCATGCGGATCATCTCGGATATCTTCGAATATACGTCCGGGAACATGCCGCGCTTCAACTCGATCTCCATTTCCGGCTATCACATGCAGGAGGCCGGGGCGACGGCGGACCTGGAACTGGCCTATACGATTGCCGACGGCATCGAATATGCCCGCGCCGGGGTGGCGGCCGGGATGGATATCGACAAGTTCGCCCCGCGGCTTTCCTTTTTCTGGGCGATCGGCATGAACTTCTTCATGGAAGTCGCCAAGCTCAGGGCCGCGCGCCTTATCTGGGCGACGCTGATGGAAGAAAACTTCCAGCCGAAGAACCCGAAGTCGCTCTCCCTGCGCACCCATTCGCAGACCTCCGGCTGGTCGCTGACGGCACAGGACGCCTTCAACAACGTGATGCGGACCTGCGTGGAGGCGATGGCGGCAACACAAGGGCATACCCAGTCCCTGCACACCAATGCGCTGGACGAGGCGCTGGCCCTGCCGACGGACTTTTCCGCGCGCATCGCCCGCAACACCCAATTGTTCCTGCAGCAGGAAAGCGGCACGACCCAGGTGATCGACCCCTGGGGCGGGTCCTACTACGTCGAGAAACTGACAGCCGATCTTGCGGAAAAGGCGATGGCGCATATCCGCGAGGTGGAACAACTCGGCGGCATGGCCAAGGCCATCGAGAAGGGTATTCCCAAGCTCAGGATCGAGGAAGCCGCCGCCAAGACGCAGGCACGGATCGACGGCGGCGCCCAGACCGTGGTGGGCGTGAACAAGTACAAGCCGAGCAGCGAGCAGTCCATTGACGTCCTGAAAGTGGACAATGCCCAGGTGCGTGGTGCCCAGGTCGACAAGCTGAAGCGCCTGCGCGCGGAGCGCAATGACGCGGAAACCCGGGCGGCTCTCGATGCATTGACCCGATGTGCCGAGACGGGCGAAGGCAACCTCCTGGATCTTTCGGTGAAAGCGGCACGTGCCATGGCGACCGTCGGTGAGATATCATTGGCGATGGAAAAGGTCTTCGACCGGCACAAAGCGGAGATCAAGTCGATATCGGGCGTCTACAAACGGGAGGCGGGGGCCATGTCCGGCGCCATCGAGAAAGTCCAGAAACTGGTCGAAGCCTTCGAGGAAAACGACGGTCGGAGGCCGCGCATTCTTGTCGCCAAGATGGGGCAGGACGGGCATGACCGTGGCCAGAAGGTGATCGCCTCCGCCTTTGCCGATCTCGGCTTCGACGTCGACATCGGCCCGTTGTTCCAGACGCCCGAAGAAGCCGCGCGCCAGGCGGTGGAAAACGATGTCCACGTGGTCGGCGTTTCCTCGCTGGCCGCCGGTCACCTGACGCTGGTTCCGGCTCTGAAGAAGGCGCTGGCGGACGAGGGCCGGGAGGACATCATGATTGTCGTCGGCGGTGTCGTGCCGCCGCAGGACTATGACGAGCTCCATAAATCCGGCGCGGCCGCGATCTTCCCGCCCGGAACCGTGATCGCGGAAGCGGCCGTCGACCTGATCCGCAAGCTGAACGAACAACTCGGTTACGGCCCGGCCGAGGCGGCGGAGTAA
- a CDS encoding GFA family protein, whose amino-acid sequence MSERLTGGCLCEAVRYVCEAPPKITVHCYCTDCRKIGGTGHATHSVFDEDVFLLTGRVSEFEKTADSGRKINRRFCPVCGSALFHTRTGMEGLVVVRTSSLDDPDSVTPEWAIYVSRAVSWDHVDTDLQCFEEMTPQAR is encoded by the coding sequence TTGAGCGAGAGACTGACGGGCGGATGCCTTTGTGAAGCCGTGCGCTATGTGTGCGAGGCGCCGCCGAAGATCACCGTCCACTGCTACTGCACCGACTGCCGGAAGATCGGCGGGACGGGACATGCGACGCATTCCGTCTTCGACGAGGACGTCTTCCTGCTGACGGGCAGGGTTTCCGAATTTGAGAAGACGGCCGACAGCGGCCGGAAAATCAACCGGCGGTTCTGCCCGGTCTGCGGCAGTGCGCTGTTTCACACGCGCACCGGCATGGAGGGGCTGGTCGTGGTCCGGACCTCCTCGCTCGATGATCCTGACAGCGTCACTCCGGAGTGGGCGATCTATGTCTCGCGGGCCGTTTCCTGGGACCATGTCGATACCGATCTTCAGTGTTTTGAGGAAATGACACCACAGGCGCGATAA
- a CDS encoding YkvA family protein: MGWSLRKWSGLVKRDIHALYLASRDPRVPWYVKGLAVLIAAYAVSPIDLIPDFIPVLGYLDDLLLLPLGIALVVKLIPGDVMDECRDRAARAAGEPVSLAAAAVVIVLWVLVLVFVVRFYVSSSAA; the protein is encoded by the coding sequence ATGGGGTGGAGCCTTCGCAAATGGTCCGGTCTCGTCAAACGGGATATTCACGCCCTCTATCTGGCCAGCCGCGACCCGAGAGTGCCCTGGTACGTCAAGGGCCTTGCCGTCCTCATCGCGGCGTATGCAGTCTCGCCGATTGATCTCATTCCGGATTTCATTCCTGTCCTCGGCTACCTGGACGATCTGTTGCTTCTGCCGCTTGGCATCGCCCTCGTGGTGAAACTGATACCCGGCGACGTGATGGACGAGTGCCGCGACCGGGCGGCGCGGGCCGCCGGAGAACCGGTCAGCCTGGCCGCCGCGGCTGTGGTCATCGTGCTGTGGGTCCTGGTGCTGGTGTTCGTCGTCCGGTTTTACGTGTCGTCCTCTGCCGCCTGA
- a CDS encoding haloacid dehalogenase type II: MAQAAYVFDAYGTLFDVHAAVRKHAAKLGPDAQRLSSLWREKQLEYSWVRALMGQYKDFWELTQQGLDTAFALVPSADKSLREDLLSAYWELDCYPEVPKVLTDLKASGAKIAILSNGSPAMLEAAAKAAGLTELFDEIFSVDTLRTFKTDPQVYEMVTTHFRIYPEEVSFQSSNRWDIAGASAFGFRTVWVNRMGMPDEYPDLAAKAVLADLTGLTTLG, encoded by the coding sequence ATGGCGCAAGCCGCTTATGTGTTTGATGCGTATGGCACCTTGTTTGATGTGCACGCTGCCGTCCGCAAGCATGCCGCCAAACTTGGGCCGGACGCCCAGAGACTTTCCTCGCTCTGGCGCGAAAAGCAGCTGGAATACTCCTGGGTCCGTGCCCTGATGGGGCAGTACAAGGACTTCTGGGAGTTGACGCAGCAGGGCCTGGACACGGCCTTCGCCCTGGTGCCCTCCGCCGACAAGTCCTTGCGCGAGGATCTCTTGAGCGCCTATTGGGAGCTCGACTGTTACCCGGAAGTGCCCAAGGTCCTGACCGACCTGAAGGCCTCCGGCGCAAAAATCGCCATTCTGTCCAACGGCTCGCCGGCGATGCTGGAAGCCGCCGCAAAGGCTGCCGGCCTGACCGAGCTTTTCGATGAGATCTTTTCCGTCGATACGCTGAGGACCTTCAAGACCGACCCGCAGGTCTATGAAATGGTCACTACCCATTTCCGCATCTACCCGGAAGAGGTGTCCTTTCAGTCGTCCAACCGCTGGGACATTGCCGGAGCGAGCGCCTTCGGCTTCCGCACCGTTTGGGTGAACCGGATGGGCATGCCGGACGAATATCCCGATCTTGCCGCCAAAGCGGTGCTGGCCGACCTGACGGGGCTCACGACACTCGGATAG
- a CDS encoding VOC family protein encodes MEQRISMVTLAVPDASEARRFFEVGLGWQVNAAPSPDIAFFQIPGGVFAIYSREALAREIGRPVTDHTTGAVTLAWNGRSEEDVDQAFQKALSAGAKPVKHPEKAFWGGYSSYVGVPGGHQLEIAHNPFWSVEPDGAITLPPPQ; translated from the coding sequence ATGGAACAGCGCATTTCAATGGTCACGCTCGCAGTGCCGGATGCCTCCGAGGCGCGCCGCTTTTTCGAGGTGGGGCTTGGCTGGCAGGTCAATGCGGCTCCTTCACCCGACATCGCCTTCTTTCAGATACCGGGCGGTGTATTTGCCATCTACAGCCGTGAGGCCCTTGCCAGGGAGATCGGGCGCCCGGTTACGGACCACACGACCGGCGCCGTCACGCTTGCCTGGAACGGCCGCTCCGAGGAAGATGTCGATCAGGCTTTCCAGAAGGCCCTGTCCGCCGGTGCCAAACCGGTCAAACACCCGGAAAAGGCGTTCTGGGGCGGCTATTCCTCTTACGTGGGAGTGCCGGGCGGACACCAGCTTGAGATCGCCCACAACCCGTTCTGGTCCGTCGAGCCGGACGGGGCGATCACACTGCCGCCTCCGCAGTAA
- a CDS encoding branched-chain amino acid aminotransferase, which produces MSGWSDTWTWIDGKWHDGNPPIMGPRTHASWLGSSVFDGARFFEGVMPDIDQHCKRVNDSAIALGIRPTMEVGEMVELTREGCARFRSDQQIYVKPMYWAERDGPGIITGDPESTRFCLCLFDAPMAPADAAMSITLSPYRRPTMECMPVNAKAGCLYPNNARAMLEAKNRGFDNALVRDMLGNVAELTSANIFMAKDGNVHTPAPNGTFLNGITRQRVIRLLKDAGYDVFERTMEYGEFLEADEIFSTGNYNKVTPVKRIEERDLQPGPIAARARDLYWDFAHA; this is translated from the coding sequence ATGAGCGGTTGGAGTGACACGTGGACCTGGATCGACGGGAAATGGCACGATGGCAATCCACCGATCATGGGCCCGCGCACCCATGCGTCCTGGCTGGGGTCCAGTGTTTTCGACGGGGCGCGCTTCTTTGAAGGCGTGATGCCGGACATCGACCAGCACTGCAAGCGCGTCAACGATTCCGCGATCGCGCTCGGCATCCGACCGACCATGGAGGTGGGCGAGATGGTCGAGCTTACCCGTGAAGGCTGCGCCAGGTTCAGAAGCGATCAGCAGATCTACGTCAAGCCGATGTACTGGGCCGAACGGGACGGCCCGGGGATCATCACCGGCGATCCGGAGAGCACCCGTTTCTGCCTGTGCCTGTTCGATGCGCCGATGGCCCCCGCGGACGCAGCCATGAGCATAACCCTTTCTCCGTACCGGCGCCCGACCATGGAATGCATGCCCGTGAACGCCAAGGCGGGCTGTCTTTATCCGAACAATGCCCGGGCCATGCTGGAGGCCAAGAACAGGGGCTTTGACAATGCGCTCGTGCGCGACATGCTCGGCAACGTGGCCGAACTGACATCCGCCAACATCTTCATGGCGAAGGACGGCAACGTGCACACGCCGGCACCGAACGGCACCTTCCTGAACGGCATCACCCGCCAGCGTGTGATCCGGCTTCTGAAAGATGCCGGCTACGACGTCTTTGAACGGACGATGGAGTATGGCGAATTCCTGGAAGCCGACGAGATCTTTTCAACCGGGAACTACAACAAGGTGACCCCGGTCAAGCGCATCGAGGAGCGGGACCTTCAGCCGGGACCGATCGCGGCGCGGGCGCGGGACCTCTATTGGGACTTTGCCCACGCGTGA
- a CDS encoding YbfB/YjiJ family MFS transporter — protein sequence MPSQDRAPVALALGGLFSLAAAMGIGRFVYTPILPFMADGLNLPAEDAGLIASANFLGYLAGALAGTSKSLPGRPRVWFLGGLLVSALTSAAMALTVSLWAFLFIRFVSGVASAFVLVFSTTLILDRLNVAGRGGLSALYFAGVGCGIAFSALLVAGLDQMAADWRQLWLASGGATLVFLLIAAGLVPDEPPAAKAPADGSTRLPADASYINASLLRLILAYGLFGFGYVITATFVSTIARSTPELQSTEQLVWLAVGLCAAPSIYVWNRIALRTGARRAFALACMLEATGVALTVAGTGPALFLLGAALLGATFMGITALGLMETRRQASAGGLAAIRQMLAVLTASFGLGQVLGPWFAGRLYEMTGSFQLPSLAAAAALVIAAALVGRQG from the coding sequence ATGCCATCACAAGACCGGGCACCCGTGGCGCTTGCCCTTGGTGGACTGTTTTCGCTGGCTGCGGCCATGGGCATCGGCCGGTTCGTCTATACGCCGATCCTGCCCTTCATGGCTGATGGCCTGAACCTGCCGGCGGAAGATGCCGGGCTGATCGCCTCGGCGAATTTCCTCGGCTATCTGGCCGGAGCCCTTGCAGGCACCTCCAAATCCCTGCCCGGCCGGCCGAGGGTCTGGTTTCTCGGCGGCCTCCTCGTCAGCGCCCTGACCAGCGCGGCAATGGCCCTGACCGTTTCGCTTTGGGCGTTTCTCTTCATCCGCTTCGTCAGCGGCGTCGCCAGTGCCTTTGTCCTGGTCTTTTCGACCACCCTGATCCTCGACCGGTTGAACGTTGCCGGTCGTGGCGGCCTCTCGGCCCTTTATTTTGCCGGTGTCGGCTGCGGCATCGCCTTCTCGGCCCTGCTTGTTGCAGGCCTTGATCAGATGGCGGCCGACTGGCGGCAACTCTGGCTGGCGAGCGGCGGCGCGACACTTGTGTTTCTGCTGATCGCGGCAGGACTTGTCCCCGACGAGCCGCCGGCAGCAAAAGCTCCGGCCGACGGCAGCACCCGGCTTCCCGCGGATGCGAGCTATATCAATGCAAGTCTGCTGCGCCTCATCCTCGCCTATGGTCTCTTCGGCTTCGGCTATGTGATCACCGCGACCTTCGTATCCACCATCGCGCGGAGCACGCCGGAGCTGCAATCCACCGAGCAGCTTGTCTGGCTGGCAGTGGGACTGTGCGCCGCGCCGTCAATCTATGTCTGGAACAGGATTGCCCTCAGGACAGGTGCCCGCAGGGCCTTCGCCCTCGCCTGCATGCTGGAGGCGACAGGCGTGGCCCTGACCGTTGCCGGCACCGGCCCGGCGCTGTTTCTTCTGGGAGCGGCGCTTCTGGGCGCCACGTTCATGGGCATCACGGCGCTCGGATTGATGGAGACCCGGCGGCAGGCCAGTGCGGGCGGGCTCGCCGCCATCCGGCAGATGCTGGCGGTCCTGACCGCCAGTTTCGGCCTCGGCCAGGTTCTCGGCCCCTGGTTCGCCGGCCGGCTGTACGAAATGACCGGCTCCTTCCAGTTGCCCTCGCTGGCGGCGGCCGCAGCGCTTGTCATCGCGGCCGCGCTGGTCGGTCGCCAGGGCTGA